Proteins from a single region of Anticarsia gemmatalis isolate Benzon Research Colony breed Stoneville strain chromosome 30, ilAntGemm2 primary, whole genome shotgun sequence:
- the Tl gene encoding toll like receptor isoform X1, which yields MANSDGSLTMRLFLLLLLLSGSLALHPQCDAPIINDGVSYECRVGRANVTFEARHNDHVTITCEGTDFTCSDLPLFDFGSSLPLRSVGLKSCSPSILRCVYHVINASAAETIALTDMRGELGVEDVEGLRGVRNLFMRMADAQKTFPIAAIKALPELKNLRINGGQFQLSPDMFVGVPPLKYLELSECAMTGIPEGTFNGLASLTGLNLFSNNYDAINVGAFKGLNNVTTLTLNTHSHLKTIPPGVLTDLPKLTNLVIIGNVVLDSLPDGVFDGLEMLADLKIQLNRVPLTLGSKALSNLPSLKNLTISGSLVTTFPENLLNGSRNIEKLDFSYNKIDILHPRALWTQKSLKYLNLSNNKIKILQKEMFLPLKKLELLNLENNGVQELSDYLFSGPTNLKEINLNNNKISSIAWTAFQGVTKLEVLNLNSNNLSLTPEIDYESFETYSPFESLTQLRVLQLKNNRIKTIFDDWRLVLTKLETLDLSWNRFELLPYQLAFLSQKIIVDLRYNHIRHISLDPRLFHSNDTRPPTAQVLLENNPLVCDCDLYGLRLRLNGGYMDSEPKFVLNNAPCTSPDNLKGVIIKNLNPELLVCEIPEEKPENCESCVAKVATNELVLTCPVLPNYLPNSTREYFIDTPTVTLNLATQPDSLKDFNIHTLNLSRSNMEKVIFKPVKSLKILDLSYNNLSYIPMEFLDNNIHLYLKNNPLECSCWYQNDIRRLKNYEFLKDYEEITCENGILLSEIDVTELCNTRDAIITGVSTFLGLAILVVFACLLIYKFWYEILIYVTSRGLCKCCITEIMLDSERDFDIFLSFSHQDFPIIKNVLLPKLENNFGQKCCVHYRDWIIGESIPDQIRKSVLISRKTIILLSKNFLESNWANFEFWAAHNLAIQEGRSRVILILLEENLVKNENLSPELKGYINTNTYLLFDDPKFWEKLQKVLPRKVYKFTWLDVFKQKSRSIEEEKIMNCGLNVQLNSEGKLINLAAKDVEGGIAPKFV from the exons CTAACAATGCGCCTGTTCCTCCTGCTGCTGCTGCTGTCAGGGTCTCTAGCCCTGCACCCTCAGTGCGACGCGCCCATCATCAACGACGGGGTGTCGTACGAGTGTCGTGTCGGACGCGCCAACGTCACGTTTGAGGCACGTCATAATGATCATGTCACGATTACTTGTgaa GGTACAGACTTCACATGCTCCGACCTCCCCCTCTTCGACTTCGGGAGCAGTCTCCCCCTCCGCAGCGTGGGCCTCAAGTCCTGCTCCCCCTCTATACTGCGCTGCGTGTACCACGTGATCAATGCGTCGGCGGCCGAGACCATAGCCCTGACTGATATGAGGGGGGAGCTGGGAGTAGAGGATGTGGAGGGGTTGCGGGGCGTTAGGAATTTGTTTATGAGGATGGCTG ATGCCCAAAAGACTTTCCCAATAGCAGCTATCAAAGCGCTCCCGGAACTGAAAAACTTACGCATCAACGGGGGTCAATTTCAATTGTCCCCCGACATGTTCGTCGGTGTCCCCCCGCTCAAGTACCTGGAGCTGTCAGAGTGTGCTATGACTGGTATACCTGAGGGCACGTTCAATGGACTCGCCAGTTTGACTGGACTGAACCTGTTCTCTAATAACTATGATGCTATTAATGTTGGTGCTTTTAAAG GTTTAAACAACGTTACAACGCTGACACTCAACACTCACAGTCATCTAAAGACGATACCACCGGGTGTGCTCACCGACTTACCTAAGTTAACCAACTTAGTGATCATCGGCAACGTGGTGCTGGACTCCTTGCCCGATGGCGTGTTTGATGGGCTGGAGATGCTTGCTGAT cTCAAAATTCAACTGAACCGAGTACCCTTAACATTAGGGTCTAAGGCCTTATCAAATCTACCATCTTTGAAAAACCTCACAATTAGTGGAAGCCTAGTGACCACATTTCCTGAAAACTTATTAAACGGGTCtagaaatatagaaaaattaGATTtcagttacaataaaattgatattttacatCCAAGAGCTCTATGGACGCAAAagtctttgaaatatttaaatttaagtaataataaaattaaaatattacaaaaggaAATGTTTCTGCCGCTGAAAAAACTGGAGTTATTGAATTTAGAGAATAATGGTGTACAGGAATTATCTGA CTACCTATTTTCAGGCCCAACAAACTTAAAAGAAATTAAcctaaacaacaataaaatatcttcaatcGCATGGACGGCATTTCAAGGAGTAACTAAATTGGAAGTCTTAAACCTAAACTCAAATAATTTGAGTCTAACTCCCGAGATAGACTATGAGAGTTTCGAGACGTACTCACCTTTTGAGTCCCTCACTCAGTTGAGAGTGCTACAATTAAAGAATAATAGAATTAAGACTATATTTGATGACTGGCGACTAGTTCTGACTAAATTGGAGACGCTAGATTTGAGTTGGAATCGTTTTGAATTATTACCG taCCAACTAGCATTCCTCAGTCAGAAGATCATCGTAGACCTTCGCTACAACCACATAAGACACATAAGTCTAGACCCCCGGCTTTTCCACTCAAACGACACCCGCCCCCCCACAGCCCAGGTCCTCCTAGAAAATAACCCCCTAGTCTGCGACTGTGACCTATATGGCCTAAGACTACGTCTAAACGGAGGCTATATGGACAGTGAACCAAAATTTGTCCTCAACAACGCTCCCTGCACTTCCCCGGACAATTTAAAAggtgttataataaaaaatcttaatccTGAATTATTAGTATGTGAAATACCTGAAGAAAAACCTGAAAATTGTGAGTCATGTGTCGCTAAAGTAGCTACGAATGAACTTGTTTTGACTTGTCCGGTGTTACCAAATTATTTACCCAACTCCACAAGGGAGTATTTTATCGATACACCTACTGTTACACTCAATTTAGCTACACAACCTGATAGTTTGAAAGATTTCAATATACATACTTTAAATTTATCTCGTTCTAATAtggaaaaagttatttttaagccggtcaaaagtttgaaaatcttagacctgtcttataataatttaagttatatACCAATGGAGTTCttggataataatatacacttaTATCTGAAAAATAATCCTTTAGAATGCTCATGTTGGTATCAAAATGATATAAGACGGctgaaaaattatgaatttttgAAAGACTATGAAGAAATCACTTGTGAAAATGGTATATTGTTGTCTGAAATTGATGTTACAGAGTTATGTAACACTAGAGACGCTATAATAACTGGCGTTTCCACGTTTTTGGGCTTAGCAATTTTGGTAGTATTCGCATGTTTACTGATATACAAATTTTggtatgaaattttaatatatgtGACTTCAAGAGGACTTTGTAAATGTTGTATAACGGAAATAATGTTAGATTCTGAAAgagattttgatattttcctgTCTTTTTCACATCAAGAttttcctataataaaaaatgtattattaccGAAATTAGAGAATAATTTCGGACAGAAATGCTGCGTGCATTATAGAGATTGGATTATAGGAGAATCTATACCCGATCAAATAAGAAAATCAGTCCTAATTTCCCgaaaaactataattttgcTGTCGAAAAATTTTCTGGAATCGAATTGGGCTAATTTTGAATTCTGGGCGGCACATAACTTAGCCATACAAGAAGGTAGGTCCCGAGTGATTTTAATTCTACTTGAAGAAAATTTAGTTAAGAACGAAAACTTATCACCTGAATTAAAAGGTTATATAAATACGAATACGTATTTGCTGTTCGATGATCCGAAATTTTGGGAAAAATTGCAAAAAGTGTTGCCACGAAAAGTATATAAATTTACCTGGTTAGATGTGTTTAAGCAAAAGAGTAGGTCTATCGAGGAAGAAAAGATAATGAATTGTGGTTTAAACGTACAGTTGAATTCTGAAgggaaattaattaatttggcTGCTAAAGATGTTGAAGGTGGTATTGCGCCTAAATTTGTGTag
- the Tl gene encoding toll like receptor isoform X2, translating to MRLFLLLLLLSGSLALHPQCDAPIINDGVSYECRVGRANVTFEARHNDHVTITCEGTDFTCSDLPLFDFGSSLPLRSVGLKSCSPSILRCVYHVINASAAETIALTDMRGELGVEDVEGLRGVRNLFMRMADAQKTFPIAAIKALPELKNLRINGGQFQLSPDMFVGVPPLKYLELSECAMTGIPEGTFNGLASLTGLNLFSNNYDAINVGAFKGLNNVTTLTLNTHSHLKTIPPGVLTDLPKLTNLVIIGNVVLDSLPDGVFDGLEMLADLKIQLNRVPLTLGSKALSNLPSLKNLTISGSLVTTFPENLLNGSRNIEKLDFSYNKIDILHPRALWTQKSLKYLNLSNNKIKILQKEMFLPLKKLELLNLENNGVQELSDYLFSGPTNLKEINLNNNKISSIAWTAFQGVTKLEVLNLNSNNLSLTPEIDYESFETYSPFESLTQLRVLQLKNNRIKTIFDDWRLVLTKLETLDLSWNRFELLPYQLAFLSQKIIVDLRYNHIRHISLDPRLFHSNDTRPPTAQVLLENNPLVCDCDLYGLRLRLNGGYMDSEPKFVLNNAPCTSPDNLKGVIIKNLNPELLVCEIPEEKPENCESCVAKVATNELVLTCPVLPNYLPNSTREYFIDTPTVTLNLATQPDSLKDFNIHTLNLSRSNMEKVIFKPVKSLKILDLSYNNLSYIPMEFLDNNIHLYLKNNPLECSCWYQNDIRRLKNYEFLKDYEEITCENGILLSEIDVTELCNTRDAIITGVSTFLGLAILVVFACLLIYKFWYEILIYVTSRGLCKCCITEIMLDSERDFDIFLSFSHQDFPIIKNVLLPKLENNFGQKCCVHYRDWIIGESIPDQIRKSVLISRKTIILLSKNFLESNWANFEFWAAHNLAIQEGRSRVILILLEENLVKNENLSPELKGYINTNTYLLFDDPKFWEKLQKVLPRKVYKFTWLDVFKQKSRSIEEEKIMNCGLNVQLNSEGKLINLAAKDVEGGIAPKFV from the exons ATGCGCCTGTTCCTCCTGCTGCTGCTGCTGTCAGGGTCTCTAGCCCTGCACCCTCAGTGCGACGCGCCCATCATCAACGACGGGGTGTCGTACGAGTGTCGTGTCGGACGCGCCAACGTCACGTTTGAGGCACGTCATAATGATCATGTCACGATTACTTGTgaa GGTACAGACTTCACATGCTCCGACCTCCCCCTCTTCGACTTCGGGAGCAGTCTCCCCCTCCGCAGCGTGGGCCTCAAGTCCTGCTCCCCCTCTATACTGCGCTGCGTGTACCACGTGATCAATGCGTCGGCGGCCGAGACCATAGCCCTGACTGATATGAGGGGGGAGCTGGGAGTAGAGGATGTGGAGGGGTTGCGGGGCGTTAGGAATTTGTTTATGAGGATGGCTG ATGCCCAAAAGACTTTCCCAATAGCAGCTATCAAAGCGCTCCCGGAACTGAAAAACTTACGCATCAACGGGGGTCAATTTCAATTGTCCCCCGACATGTTCGTCGGTGTCCCCCCGCTCAAGTACCTGGAGCTGTCAGAGTGTGCTATGACTGGTATACCTGAGGGCACGTTCAATGGACTCGCCAGTTTGACTGGACTGAACCTGTTCTCTAATAACTATGATGCTATTAATGTTGGTGCTTTTAAAG GTTTAAACAACGTTACAACGCTGACACTCAACACTCACAGTCATCTAAAGACGATACCACCGGGTGTGCTCACCGACTTACCTAAGTTAACCAACTTAGTGATCATCGGCAACGTGGTGCTGGACTCCTTGCCCGATGGCGTGTTTGATGGGCTGGAGATGCTTGCTGAT cTCAAAATTCAACTGAACCGAGTACCCTTAACATTAGGGTCTAAGGCCTTATCAAATCTACCATCTTTGAAAAACCTCACAATTAGTGGAAGCCTAGTGACCACATTTCCTGAAAACTTATTAAACGGGTCtagaaatatagaaaaattaGATTtcagttacaataaaattgatattttacatCCAAGAGCTCTATGGACGCAAAagtctttgaaatatttaaatttaagtaataataaaattaaaatattacaaaaggaAATGTTTCTGCCGCTGAAAAAACTGGAGTTATTGAATTTAGAGAATAATGGTGTACAGGAATTATCTGA CTACCTATTTTCAGGCCCAACAAACTTAAAAGAAATTAAcctaaacaacaataaaatatcttcaatcGCATGGACGGCATTTCAAGGAGTAACTAAATTGGAAGTCTTAAACCTAAACTCAAATAATTTGAGTCTAACTCCCGAGATAGACTATGAGAGTTTCGAGACGTACTCACCTTTTGAGTCCCTCACTCAGTTGAGAGTGCTACAATTAAAGAATAATAGAATTAAGACTATATTTGATGACTGGCGACTAGTTCTGACTAAATTGGAGACGCTAGATTTGAGTTGGAATCGTTTTGAATTATTACCG taCCAACTAGCATTCCTCAGTCAGAAGATCATCGTAGACCTTCGCTACAACCACATAAGACACATAAGTCTAGACCCCCGGCTTTTCCACTCAAACGACACCCGCCCCCCCACAGCCCAGGTCCTCCTAGAAAATAACCCCCTAGTCTGCGACTGTGACCTATATGGCCTAAGACTACGTCTAAACGGAGGCTATATGGACAGTGAACCAAAATTTGTCCTCAACAACGCTCCCTGCACTTCCCCGGACAATTTAAAAggtgttataataaaaaatcttaatccTGAATTATTAGTATGTGAAATACCTGAAGAAAAACCTGAAAATTGTGAGTCATGTGTCGCTAAAGTAGCTACGAATGAACTTGTTTTGACTTGTCCGGTGTTACCAAATTATTTACCCAACTCCACAAGGGAGTATTTTATCGATACACCTACTGTTACACTCAATTTAGCTACACAACCTGATAGTTTGAAAGATTTCAATATACATACTTTAAATTTATCTCGTTCTAATAtggaaaaagttatttttaagccggtcaaaagtttgaaaatcttagacctgtcttataataatttaagttatatACCAATGGAGTTCttggataataatatacacttaTATCTGAAAAATAATCCTTTAGAATGCTCATGTTGGTATCAAAATGATATAAGACGGctgaaaaattatgaatttttgAAAGACTATGAAGAAATCACTTGTGAAAATGGTATATTGTTGTCTGAAATTGATGTTACAGAGTTATGTAACACTAGAGACGCTATAATAACTGGCGTTTCCACGTTTTTGGGCTTAGCAATTTTGGTAGTATTCGCATGTTTACTGATATACAAATTTTggtatgaaattttaatatatgtGACTTCAAGAGGACTTTGTAAATGTTGTATAACGGAAATAATGTTAGATTCTGAAAgagattttgatattttcctgTCTTTTTCACATCAAGAttttcctataataaaaaatgtattattaccGAAATTAGAGAATAATTTCGGACAGAAATGCTGCGTGCATTATAGAGATTGGATTATAGGAGAATCTATACCCGATCAAATAAGAAAATCAGTCCTAATTTCCCgaaaaactataattttgcTGTCGAAAAATTTTCTGGAATCGAATTGGGCTAATTTTGAATTCTGGGCGGCACATAACTTAGCCATACAAGAAGGTAGGTCCCGAGTGATTTTAATTCTACTTGAAGAAAATTTAGTTAAGAACGAAAACTTATCACCTGAATTAAAAGGTTATATAAATACGAATACGTATTTGCTGTTCGATGATCCGAAATTTTGGGAAAAATTGCAAAAAGTGTTGCCACGAAAAGTATATAAATTTACCTGGTTAGATGTGTTTAAGCAAAAGAGTAGGTCTATCGAGGAAGAAAAGATAATGAATTGTGGTTTAAACGTACAGTTGAATTCTGAAgggaaattaattaatttggcTGCTAAAGATGTTGAAGGTGGTATTGCGCCTAAATTTGTGTag
- the Tl gene encoding toll like receptor isoform X3, with product MRVHQFQLSPNMFVGVPPLKYLELSECAMTGIPEGTFNGLASLTGLNLFSNDYDVINAGAFKGLNNVTTLTLNTHSHLKTIPPGVLTDLPKLTNLVIIGNVVLDSLPDGVFDGLEMLADLKIQLNRVPLTLGSKALSNLPSLKNLTISGSLVTTFPENLLNGSRNIEKLDFSYNKIDILHPRALWTQKSLKYLNLSNNKIKILQKEMFLPLKKLELLNLENNGVQELSDYLFSGPTNLKEINLNNNKISSIAWTAFQGVTKLEVLNLNSNNLSLTPEIDYESFETYSPFESLTQLRVLQLKNNRIKTIFDDWRLVLTKLETLDLSWNRFELLPYQLAFLSQKIIVDLRYNHIRHISLDPRLFHSNDTRPPTAQVLLENNPLVCDCDLYGLRLRLNGGYMDSEPKFVLNNAPCTSPDNLKGVIIKNLNPELLVCEIPEEKPENCESCVAKVATNELVLTCPVLPNYLPNSTREYFIDTPTVTLNLATQPDSLKDFNIHTLNLSRSNMEKVIFKPVKSLKILDLSYNNLSYIPMEFLDNNIHLYLKNNPLECSCWYQNDIRRLKNYEFLKDYEEITCENGILLSEIDVTELCNTRDAIITGVSTFLGLAILVVFACLLIYKFWYEILIYVTSRGLCKCCITEIMLDSERDFDIFLSFSHQDFPIIKNVLLPKLENNFGQKCCVHYRDWIIGESIPDQIRKSVLISRKTIILLSKNFLESNWANFEFWAAHNLAIQEGRSRVILILLEENLVKNENLSPELKGYINTNTYLLFDDPKFWEKLQKVLPRKVYKFTWLDVFKQKSRSIEEEKIMNCGLNVQLNSEGKLINLAAKDVEGGIAPKFV from the exons ATGCGTGTGCATCAATTTCAATTGTCCCCCAACATGTTCGTCGGTGTCCCCCCGCTCAAGTACCTGGAGCTGTCAGAGTGCGCTATGACTGGTATACCTGAGGGCACGTTCAATGGCCTCGCCAGTTTGACTGGACTGAACCTGTTCTCTAATGACTATGATGTTATTAATGCTGGTGCTTTTAAAG GTTTAAACAACGTTACAACGCTGACACTCAACACTCACAGTCATCTAAAGACGATACCACCGGGTGTGCTCACCGACTTACCTAAGTTAACCAACTTAGTGATCATCGGCAACGTGGTGCTGGACTCCTTGCCCGATGGCGTGTTTGATGGGCTGGAGATGCTTGCTGAT cTCAAAATTCAACTGAACCGAGTACCCTTAACATTAGGGTCTAAGGCCTTATCAAATCTACCATCTTTGAAAAACCTCACAATTAGTGGAAGCCTAGTGACCACATTTCCTGAAAACTTATTAAACGGGTCtagaaatatagaaaaattaGATTtcagttacaataaaattgatattttacatCCAAGAGCTCTATGGACGCAAAagtctttgaaatatttaaatttaagtaataataaaattaaaatattacaaaaggaAATGTTTCTGCCGCTGAAAAAACTGGAGTTATTGAATTTAGAGAATAATGGTGTACAGGAATTATCTGA CTACCTATTTTCAGGCCCAACAAACTTAAAAGAAATTAAcctaaacaacaataaaatatcttcaatcGCATGGACGGCATTTCAAGGAGTAACTAAATTGGAAGTCTTAAACCTAAACTCAAATAATTTGAGTCTAACTCCCGAGATAGACTATGAGAGTTTCGAGACGTACTCACCTTTTGAGTCCCTCACTCAGTTGAGAGTGCTACAATTAAAGAATAATAGAATTAAGACTATATTTGATGACTGGCGACTAGTTCTGACTAAATTGGAGACGCTAGATTTGAGTTGGAATCGTTTTGAATTATTACCG taCCAACTAGCATTCCTCAGTCAGAAGATCATCGTAGACCTTCGCTACAACCACATAAGACACATAAGTCTAGACCCCCGGCTTTTCCACTCAAACGACACCCGCCCCCCCACAGCCCAGGTCCTCCTAGAAAATAACCCCCTAGTCTGCGACTGTGACCTATATGGCCTAAGACTACGTCTAAACGGAGGCTATATGGACAGTGAACCAAAATTTGTCCTCAACAACGCTCCCTGCACTTCCCCGGACAATTTAAAAggtgttataataaaaaatcttaatccTGAATTATTAGTATGTGAAATACCTGAAGAAAAACCTGAAAATTGTGAGTCATGTGTCGCTAAAGTAGCTACGAATGAACTTGTTTTGACTTGTCCGGTGTTACCAAATTATTTACCCAACTCCACAAGGGAGTATTTTATCGATACACCTACTGTTACACTCAATTTAGCTACACAACCTGATAGTTTGAAAGATTTCAATATACATACTTTAAATTTATCTCGTTCTAATAtggaaaaagttatttttaagccggtcaaaagtttgaaaatcttagacctgtcttataataatttaagttatatACCAATGGAGTTCttggataataatatacacttaTATCTGAAAAATAATCCTTTAGAATGCTCATGTTGGTATCAAAATGATATAAGACGGctgaaaaattatgaatttttgAAAGACTATGAAGAAATCACTTGTGAAAATGGTATATTGTTGTCTGAAATTGATGTTACAGAGTTATGTAACACTAGAGACGCTATAATAACTGGCGTTTCCACGTTTTTGGGCTTAGCAATTTTGGTAGTATTCGCATGTTTACTGATATACAAATTTTggtatgaaattttaatatatgtGACTTCAAGAGGACTTTGTAAATGTTGTATAACGGAAATAATGTTAGATTCTGAAAgagattttgatattttcctgTCTTTTTCACATCAAGAttttcctataataaaaaatgtattattaccGAAATTAGAGAATAATTTCGGACAGAAATGCTGCGTGCATTATAGAGATTGGATTATAGGAGAATCTATACCCGATCAAATAAGAAAATCAGTCCTAATTTCCCgaaaaactataattttgcTGTCGAAAAATTTTCTGGAATCGAATTGGGCTAATTTTGAATTCTGGGCGGCACATAACTTAGCCATACAAGAAGGTAGGTCCCGAGTGATTTTAATTCTACTTGAAGAAAATTTAGTTAAGAACGAAAACTTATCACCTGAATTAAAAGGTTATATAAATACGAATACGTATTTGCTGTTCGATGATCCGAAATTTTGGGAAAAATTGCAAAAAGTGTTGCCACGAAAAGTATATAAATTTACCTGGTTAGATGTGTTTAAGCAAAAGAGTAGGTCTATCGAGGAAGAAAAGATAATGAATTGTGGTTTAAACGTACAGTTGAATTCTGAAgggaaattaattaatttggcTGCTAAAGATGTTGAAGGTGGTATTGCGCCTAAATTTGTGTag